taGCTATAATGTTATTCAGATATTTTACACAGGCACTGAGCTTGATTCACCGCATGAGTTATGATCATGCTCAAACAACGTCCAGCTGGTTCTTAACTCACTATCAGACCTTTTGCCATTATCATTGACAAACAATGGCACAGCCTGACTCCTCCACACGTTTTCAGAGCAAGACAGAAATAGGCCTAGAGATCTTGGCAAAGGGATAAGAGGGAGGCCTGTTGCATGTTTGTTGGGGCCAGGGTCAACAGAAAGGACATCTCTTTGGTGTAGGAAAATCTATGATTATCTTAGCCAGGGATAGAGGTGTGTGCTTATAGTTTGTCTGATTTGCTATATCAATCCTAACCCTTGTGTAGGaaagttttttaaaagaacctttgtttttcttcctatTAAAGTCAAGCTCTTTGTTACATATTAAGTAAATACAGTTTGGTAGTTTAGTCAAGTGTTTGCCAACTTAGGGTGCTGGCCACCTGCAGCAGATCATAAAAAATCTGAGGTGTTACAAGATGATTATTAGGATAGGAATGAACAAAAGAGGATGTTCTGCTTTATACATGTGTATTTGGTACTTTGTTTAGAAAAATACTGGACCCTCTGGCCCTAAAACTAGTAGTTTGCAGGAAAACAGTTATTGTGACAATGCTAACAAGTTCAACATCTAACATGTGACAAGGGGCCAAAAGCCCAAGCTGTCTATAAAATACAGTTGAGTAAAGCGTACAAATTGATCTAATAGCATGTTTTAGCTTAGTCTGAAACGTTATAAAGTAATTCATAAGTTGACATCTACACCATCATTATCCAATTCTAAACCCTTTAATTGCTTACAGTTAATTCTGTTCAAAGGAATGTGATCACTCTCCACAATGGGATtaatgttgatattttattcagtttgataGCAGAGAGAACATTTCACACCCTCCAGTCATCATTAGTGTCTATAAAATGACACAACTCATAATTTGGGGCAGTGAAACAAAGAATGACTAAGAAAAACTGGCTTTGACAATTATATTTTAGCGGGGATTAATGCAGACAAAGATGCAAGTGTAGCCTCTTACACATGCATGTTCACCTACAAACAGTCACTGTGCTTCATATAGAGCACACAAACACTAATGACAGGCTCCCAGGCTTCTCACTCGTAACCCCCCGGTCCTGTGCTGCTTGGTGTGTATATTTTGTTGTGCTTTGCCTGTGTGAGGACTGAACAGGAAGAGATAAAGGCagccctggtggtgtgtttacAGCCAACACTGCTGAAGAGAATGGCTGTAGAAGACAAAAGGGAACAGGACTAATAGATGGTGCTAAGCAGCCGGATCCCTCTTGCTGTGAAAAATCACTTCAGAGccaagaagaagaggaaggactAATCAAATCTTAATCAGGACTGCAACACATGTACTCATTTGGGAAAAAGGAAGAAGTGTAGATTTTGTATTACTTAGTAAataatattgtgtttattaGTGAGCTTGAAATGCTAAAGGTATCATGGCTCTAGCTTCATATTAAGTGTACAGACATTAGagtggtatttatttatttgaacaaatcTGAGTTTACATCCAATATATTAATAACGTTTTGCATTTACATAAAAccctttgtttctgttcattGCAAACCAGCTTATCAAATGTGCAAAGTCCTTAAAAgtacagaaaaaataaagcttGTATCATCATTAATAAAGCTAATACAAAGCCTTTTAGATTGGGTGTAGTTTTATGACCACATGAAGCATGACTTTGccaatataaaaatgaaactagCATGTACTGCAAAACATAAACTTCAGTATGTGTGCCGTGGATGGCATGGATGACATCAGAACTAGTCTGACTGCATCCTCACTGCTCTACATGCATGCAAATATCTGGCAAAGTGCAAATAGCTGTATACAATGGTCTTCtctcataaaaacaaagctacaGTGTAGTGCATAACGTTTGACACTACATTACTACAGACGCTTTTCCACTTTCTTGCAGGGAGTTACATGGGAAGATTAACAGTGATCTGTACTGTAACTTAATATAGAGTTATACGGTGAGCAGCTGCTAAGCGTAGCTTTCCGCAAAGACTGGAAATAGGGTTTAACAGCTACACTGAATCTGTTACATCTTGTTCTATTAATCAGTAAAAAAACAGAGTGGGAAAATGACAAATTGCAATGTTATGGAAGGCGCTGTTTAAGAGGGTCAACTTTTGACTAGGAACAGTTACCATGCAAACAGCTTTTGATTTTTGTATGCAGTAAAGAAACACGATGCATAGTGTGCGTGTTGTTATCTTTtgacagagcaagctgttttCCTATGTTTCCTGTTATTATGCTAAGTTAAACTTTTCGGGCTTCTGGTTCAAGCTTCTTATCTAAAGTGTTATTCCGTAAAGTGtcacatttttcctttaaaacctAATGTTGGTTATATTCAATGTAATTTTCCATCTGCATGCCCTGTATTTGTTGGCCATgtcatacagtatatctgttgtattttaaaaatcattagGTATATGGATCCTGTAGTGAAGTGTGAAGGATacatagtcacacacacattagtgatttcaccagtttttttttttgtcagctaGGCCTACGGAGGAAGGTCCTGCAGTATGTGGGACTTCCTGTTTGCGACACACTTTTCCTGTTTTGGATGATATCCTCCTGAGCTCCTGACAGCTTGTCCTCAATTATGACTTCTGGATTTAGAGGAACCAAGCACTGTCTCCTTTATATGATGACACTCTCTCTTTTCACAAGTGAAATATGTAggtcatttgtttctttgtgttcagTTTGTGTAGTTCAGtaataaaatatgcattttctCACACAAAGAGTCCAAACAAATTCAAAGCACATGGAAATCGGCATACAGGGTCTTGGTAGTTTACTGATATTCATAGtagaaacatatttcttttttgCTGGATGCCTTTGTAGGAAAGTATGTGTTATCCACACTGATTTAATCAAGTGTTCTCtttcaacatttctttacaGCCTCATTTGACTGCAACAAAGGGACATGGGCTCATATTTCAACTCTAACATAGGATGATGTTGCTGCCAATACCTGTCACTTCTCAATGAAGCAAGGAGTCCCCCGTCACTCAACCTTGCCACCTAGTGGAGATTTGAAAGTTTAACAGAAATCTTCCAGACAACTATCTCCCTCATCTGGGGAGATGCCTGCCCTGCAATATTTTTCTCAgataccatttattttttacatgctGAAGACAACCCAACATTAAGCAGCTATTCACTATCAGGTTGCTTAAGGACAAGAGGCTCTCATAAGAAGGTcataaaaaaattatatttgacTGACGTATGTCACGTGTGATATGCCCACATGATCCATTGCTAGATGTTAAAGTGGATGCTGCCCCAAAGCAAGTGCATCCAACAAAAAGCTAATTGAGTAACTTAGGAGAACTgctcaaacaaagaaaagccaGATGGAACCACCATCCCATGCCATGCTCTCTACAATCACACCAACAGCAATGCAAAATGGTAAGAATTTAGTCACAACAGCAATAACAAACAGGAATAGTACATGTTTTAGTTAATGTCTTAGTCTAAATCAAATTATAGAGGATTTTTTTAGTTAGATCATTACTATTTGATCCAACTGGTTTTAGGTGGGACTGAGATGAAATGTGGTTATTTAGGTGCTTTCCACATAACAAGGATGTGATTCACTTTCCTCTCTTGCAGCCACTTTGACAACCCAGACAGCCAAGTATAAATCTCACAACTGGGAGTTCCTGGTGGCCGTTGTGGTCACAGCCGTCTCCATCTCCATTCTCATCGGCCTGCTGGCTAAATGCCAGGTGGTCCGGCGTTACCTGGCCAGCTACAGGCACACGCGGCTGACGGAGGTTGACACCGTCAGTCAGTGTGACCATTCAGGTTTGTTTTAATGCATAAAACATACCTTTATTTAACAAACGTTGTGCAGCAGGTAAAATGCTGCTATATGTGACACTGCCACTTCTTTGCATCCAGCATTCACAGCCATCCACAAGCCTTAACacctttattttactttataactTCCTTCTCATAAATGCTTTTACAAATAAGTCTGGAATAAAAGCTTAGCCCTATGGTACATTTCACTGGCTTTCAGttcattgttttagttttaaagctgtttttattcctgaattgaaatgtgataaatgcacattttaagacactgcttttgtgcaaaaaaaacataatcagtaagatgtcattttgaaataaaaatgctaTCAAACTTCTTCAGATGACACAAGGTTATTAATAGTTATTAATGCAACTCCAGGCTGCACATCAATGTGACAACTAATAACTTAACAATTTTTATACAGTTTTATACCACGCTGTCAGATATTGTGACATTTAGGACTTACCTTTAAACTATTGTAATGCAGTACAACTCTGGTGCTTCTATTGCTGCTTCCAGGCCTGGAGGTGGAATTTGCCATGAATGGAGGACTTGGCATTAACCCCCACTGCATCCCCCCTGTTggtgaggaagatgatgatggCTTCATTGAGGACAACTACATCCCGGCCAGTGAAAGAGCGAGGGCTGAAAGAGCAGCAGAGAACATGGAGGACACGGAggacacagaagaagaaatggaTGACATTGAATTTACCATCGGTTAGCAGGTCTGTCACTACATCTCCTCGGCTGTATACACAacgaaaaaaacatttcactccCTCCTTTCTCTATTTCTGAGGAAGATTCATATAGTCATTGGCAAAAAGggttataaaatgtttttaaaaagcataacAATTTAAATTCCAATGCTCAAGAGCAATCCTAATTTAAGGAAGCACAAAAAGCATGGATGTAAAATGCATCATAAAAAtcccaataaaaacacaaatatgtcatTTATGTCAACCCTTTCTACCATGATTTAGATAACAAAAGCTGTCATAggcatgttttttgttttattttgagtgaCATTGAAAGGAATCAAATTATGAAGCAACAAAGCTGTTTTCGAAAGGACTGAAAAAGAGATCAAAGGGTCTTCTGTAAATATGATCATAAACCAATCACCTTTGTATCTGTTGATCAGTTTGTGAATGATTTGATTTGGTGATTGATTGTTAACTTGACAGCACAAGTTAGGAAAAACAAAGTCTGGttcaagcaaaaaaaacaaaacaaactgttgtGTTGAATGTGAGCAGGAGCATTTCACTACTGCTGCATTTTTTCAGTGTCACTGTCACTAACAGTATGCATTTCATAGTGCTCGCAGGGACAACACAAGGACATTGTGACGCTCAGAGGTCACCATCTTTTCTTCATAAGTAtcaatatatctttttttattattttgttacaacATCAGagtaaattgttatttttgctTATTTGGGCCTACAACGTGTCTTTTACAGATGTGTGAACGTTCGCACAAAAGGTATAACCACTGCTATGAAAAAAATTAAGCCAGCTCAAATAGCAAGCATTAGCCTGGGCCTTCCAGTAATTACTTACCCTCCCCTTGGCTGCTATATTTAGAATGAAAACGTTGGGCTACTGACTGGGCATGTGCATGAATTCAATTAATTCACTCTGTATAGgctatttattgtattgtacaCAGTGTGACttcaattaaaagaaaaagtgtcagGAGAGTCTGCATGGGTCAAGGCTATTTTTTAATACATACCATCGGACTCCAAACTTCAGAGGGCCAGTTTCTCCAGTGTTTGGACTTCATTGCCGTACACAAACTAAAATCTTCGCACTCACCTTTGGATTTAAACTGTACAACACTGGTGTCAACAGCATTGATTAAGCCTGACACTGTGTCGTGCAAAGGGGCCTGGGGTATTTAAGGGTCCTCTGAGACCATGCAGCTGATGAGAGCGGTCTGACAGGTCTGTGTGAGGCTGTCAGACCGCTCCTACCCGGAAGCACAAGCTCACAGAGACGAGCATGGACCAAACCGGGGCAACACTTATCCTGCCTTCGAAATAAAGGTTTCTCAAACTTGACGTTACTTATTCTAACGCTAcaacaaacatttgattttctACTCGATTATTTAATTTCTTATCTGTTACTTTAAAGAAACAGATACATGAAAGGAGGCCtacttttacattacattacatttatattgaatgTTGTAGTGAAGATGTAGCTGACTTCCTCCATGCTTCTTTATGTTATGTGAAATTAAGTCATAACAATGCATTTTTTCAAGGAGCTgaacttgtgttttgtttaaccTTCAGTATCTAAACTGTTCATTAGCCTGCggctgtgaaataaatgtaatatatccACGCCCCTTCTTTGGCTAATGGGAGGAAAATAGAATCAAATTGGATTCCTCAAATCAAATAGGTTACTTCAAAAATAACGAAAAGgacttgaataaatgtattagTGATAGTTGGTGAAtttaggggaaaaaaactcACTTAACGCCGGAAGTTATATTTCTGTCACCGCATGTAGCTTGACGCTCCGCTCGGAAAAGCAGCGAGTTGCGGTGAAACGAAGACTGAagggagtggaggagaggaggaagcaggatGGTAGGAGCGAATACTATTCCCTTTAATTGACCCATATTTTACAGTAGACCTAGATATTATCTGGAATATTTCTTGCTCTCGAGGATTATTCTCCATCCGCCAAAATGTCGGCGTCGGCGATATTTATCCTCGACCTGAAGGGAAAGGTAAGTTTTTGGCGACTTATTGGCGAAGTTCACACCAGGGTTGTCAATAAAACACCTGCTGCAAGGCAAGAGTAGGCTTTGTTAGTTAGGGTATAAAGTTTAGAGTGTAAAGATATTTGCATCTTTATGTACATTATGTGCTGGTATACTTAATTTAACATTTCCTTCTTAAGTATTCTTAAACTTAGCTGTATGAACCCGTTTGTTAAACAGAGCAGTCAGGAAGAGAGGCTCAACTGGTCAAACCCGTTCAACAATGTGTTCACAGAGGGCTTGTTTTTGTGCAGCGATTCAACCTTCATTGTCGCCTACGTGTCCTATTTCACGgtttaaaactttattttctgcagCCCAAAAGGTTATTCCACACTTATCAAAGTGGATCGCCTTACTTAATAGGATGGTGTTATGTTTGTGTCTGGACATGAAGTTGATATTTATTAGAAGCTCATGTAGGCACTCTCTCCATTTTCTAGAAGTAAGGATCCTAGTCAATTTAGCAGTTAATCTATTGGTAGATTAATCATTGATTTAGATTGAATATCATTGTAAACTGATATTTTGGTGTCTTTAATTGTTGGTCATTCAAaccaagacatttaaaaaaaacttaaattgaTACTGTTTGAGCACATGTATCTATTGTGAGGCCTTTATAGCCCAAACCAATAATTAGGAAAGTTATTAACCGATAGTTTGAGGATTGTTTGTATCTATTGCCagtattaaataataaaataatcctcAAATCACTGGCAGTATCTAAAAACTGtttatgaaatacatttctaaatgatcTCGTAATACTTTGGAGTTGTATGTATATGTGCTGTAATAAATGATGAGTAAAGAGGACACAGAATATGACTTCctactttaatatatttttgtatctacACCCCCCAGGGTTAATTTATTTGAAGGGTAGAAAAGGAATATCTGAAGTCTTACATGCTTGACACTACCCATCAGGGACAAGGATCAGTCCCTCATCATAGCCTCAATGTCTTATTGTACAGATTAAAGGCTTTTTCTTtccctatctatctatctatctctgcCTTGGGGCAACTCACTATCTTCACCTTTAGTCCCCCCCAACCCCCTATTCCCGACCGGGCGGGGGTCCTTTCTCCTCTGTAAGTGCTGTGAAATCTCATCGTAGATAGCAACCAAAACCATTGCTGTAGACATTGCTGTAATTCCAGTACACATTTCTAGACACAGTTGAAAAAACACAGCTACTACAGAAGCCAGTGTCCTGCCCTTTATCCCTCCACCCTCATGTCTCAAGTTGTAGCTCCTGGGCATTAGACCACACACTGATGGCTGCTGAGACCTGCTATGTAGACTGAAATGTCACGCTATTGAAATCAGCACGGCATCATTTGTTCGGAGTGATGGTTGAAATAGCAGCTCATTTAATTAGCTAGAATCACAAAAGTACAAGGTTTAAAAACAGTGGTTCCAGAAGTGCAATAGCTGCTATAGTTTTGCATTTTGCAGTTAGTTTTTGATCAGTGACAGTGCACATAAATCTACattaaagtgtaaatgtatgagAGTTATCCATATTTTCAGTCAGTTTATTCCTGACTTTTTAGGTAGCTGCCACTTTTGGTAAAGACTGAAACAGCAATTgtacataatgttttttttttttgtaactacATTAGTGATACCCATCAGATAAATCCTCATGATTTTGCTGATCTTTTCACTTAGTGTAGCTTCACCCTGAGGGCCAAATGTTAAAATTGTCCTATACTTAAATGATGACCAAATACCTGCATAACTAGCATTTCAATCTGCCTTATTAGATCCCTGTGTTTATAAGTAAATATTACCATGGTAAAATGCTAAGCTTACATGATGAACAGTGGTAATCTTAACTGTCAACTAAACGACAGTAATTTAACATCATCACTGTGAGCTCAATGCACTGCTGTGCCTTACAGAGCTGCCAGCTTGGCTGTTGAATCTCTGTGTTGTTGAATTGGTAGTCTTAGGCAACAACAAACCTCTAGCTGTTCAGAAAAAGAAGCACTGTGAGCATGCACCATGTTATCTGGTTGCAATTGATGGACCAATTCACTGGCCCTTTTTTCAGCCTTCAATGTGCCATTATTTCATCCACAAGTAAGCTACAGTTAACTCCCAGCAGCCTTTTCACCCTTTAATatcatcataattattattttgggaGGTGATGGAGTTATGCTTGAAGGTTTTTGTTTGCAATTGTTGTCCAACTGTTTTATGTGGTTTACAAACTGAACATAGATTAGTAGTATTTTGTGTGTTCCTGTTCCTGCTTTCAGTGCTACCCTCCAGTGAGGTTGCTATTTGCCTTTAGTCGTCAGCAGTGAATGGGTCCTATTGATTTCAGACATTGTTAAAAGTTACTGATTGCCTTGTGTGtcccaataaaaaaatacatgaaatgaGTATACCTCTGTGACTTTTAAAGCCACCAGTTGTTTtcacaaaacatatatttttgttgttgtttttataaacattcCAATTAGGAATAAACATGGTGACTATTCCCAGTTTTATCAGAAATAACCTCAGTGTGATATTCTGCTGTAGAAAATGCAATTTTAAGCAAGGCTACAGTTCCAGCCCCTTCACTTTAAACTATTCCTCATTGCCTATATCCTAAACATGCCTCCTGTTTCCCTTCTACCTCTTTAACTTTGTTATTGCTGCTAAAACATTGTTTCATATCAAAGCTTTATCTATGctaacatattattatttgagTTTCTTTAAGATACATGccaaatataaatcatttatattaGATCTTAAGGGAATGGGATGGAATTGATATAGTTCTATTAACATTTTAGAAGTATTTGTCATTTCCATCACAACTTTCCAGAAATGTTGTTATCAGACATTATGGTGCCACAGTAGGATTTAATGAGACCTGGATTATTAAGTAGCTGCACTCTGCTTTGGGGCATGAAATATGCTAACTGTTTGTGTGAGGTGTTCTGTTTGATGTGCTCTGCCTCTGCTGAATATGCAACACTatctgatgtttttctttttcaaactaaGTCTGACACACATTCAAACCAACATAACATTACAATGATATGTTGACTTTCAAATAACCTTAATAACTTGAAGGTTAAAAAGAACTTTTCTAAATCATAATTGTGATTGTAGCAAAGACTTAATTGTCAGTTTCAAGCTCCAAACAGTGTGCATTGTCAAAGGATGCAACCTGCTGCTATCACCACATTCAGCTGACTGAAATAgctttcaaaaagaaaaagtcagagctgcagaaaaaaggcaaacatgCATCAATTTAACAACAATGTTAAATTGTAGGAAGAGTACAAGAGCAGTCAATAACAAATGGCCGGGATCTATGCAGTGATTTGCTTTTAACTTCTTTTGCAACGTTCTGTCGGCTCTCAATCAGTGCATTGTTGGTCAGTGTAGGTTGTAGATGAGTGCAATTTCCAATTATGGACTACTCATTTTGTTATCATAATTCCAGAAAAAATAGCTTATTTTGCCTGGACATCTTTCCTAAGCctacacacattacattttcccCCAAATAAAACTTAAAGGCAGCTTATCCTTACATATGAGATGATTGACATACTATTGTTTTGataagtattttattattgattgtcTTTTCATTATGAAGTTGATTGAGTCACTTTCATAGTTGTTTCAGCACTAAAATAGCACAAACCCTTAACTTGTTGATGTGAAACACACTAGGttataaccaaccaaggtaacacccatccaccttatcacctgattctcctcctagagcaccattgtgtttttcaagccaaacatttcccagaggggcaagggggggggggggggggcagctcaTTTGTATtggacacagaatcagcacttttgaaacagggctgaaacagaggggtaaATGGGGGCGTGATCTGTTTGTTATTTCGAGCCAAACACTTCcaagacatgttttgtttatatccGAGACCTATGATATATTGTTGAAGAAGAGTATAATAAGGGATGTTTAAATCCATTTTAGGTATGTATTCTGCATTAAGAAGTGCTGTTAAAGTAAAACCTCTTATCTCGTCCTGCATGTGATGTTAAGACCGACCTAACTTCAGTTGCCTCCAACATTCTTTCCATTTACTTCCAGAACTACAAAGTATACCTCTGGATATCTTTGCAGGGGTCGTCAGTATTGCAGTTTCTTTTGATGCAAgatgtgttattatattttatacctCACTCTCCGTCTCtagtgacctctgaccttttcGCTTTGCGGATTCTATCTGTCTCCTCTCTCAGAAGCCGAGCAGTGGCCTGTTCATATCCTTTATTCTCCCCCAGATTACTTTACTTTTCAggcatttcctttttgttcattttcttatttcctcATGCCTTTGTTGTATGCGGCCCTGTGTGACCCTGCGCAACAGACTGTATTAAAGAAAGGGGGGAAGTTGTGTATGCCTGCGCGCATGTCCTCTAGATCAGTCAAGCATCGGAGCTTGAATTCTTTCTTCATTTCACTGTGTCTGGACTCTAGCAGGACTGCTGACTCCTCgtgttgtgtgcatgtgttgctATGATAGGGAGATATGGGggttttataaaataaagtgagtagataattatgtttaaaaaaacatttaaaagtacaGTAATATTTTGCAATTTTGTGATATttaagataaagataaagacaCAACTTTAACTCCATGAACTTACACCCTGCTTTTGGCAGTTTCTGGGTCATTTTTGGGTTTAGGGACATGTGTTATCCTTTTGGTAAAGGGTTTATTTTAGTGTATCAACACATTGAGTTTGTTTGTTCAATAAATGTCACAATGTCAGGCTCTTACATTCAAAGCAAGATGTTTTTAATACAGCAATTTCTTTTCGCATTGACATTTAGCTAACCATTCAAAGGAAGAAATATCAAGTCATAAAACAGTTTGCACAAAGTCTTACTGTTTTTAGTATAGGGAAAATCTGCAGTTATAGACGTGTCCACAGGTCATTGACTTCCTAGCTAGCttaatttacagtttttatgACTTATAAATTGATTAACCAATGCTTCGTTCTGTAACATATTCATCTAAAATTCTCCAAAAACCAAAGACATGTAGTTTAGGAAGCAGattatttctgtatttgaagggtttaaaacattttcctgcCATTTCTATTTTTGTGTTGGTAAagttatattaataataactgCTGGTGGGGCAACTCCCAACTTTTTGCAATAATTTCGAGCCTGAGAGTTTCTTGAGTTTCCGTAAAGTCTGCCTTAGCTTCTTTTTCATCTTGAAAGGTgttcattcatcattcattatCAAAACTTTGACACACAGTTTGTACATTCAATTTCAAGGTAGTTTGGATATCAGTGCAAATTCCATCCGTTAGGTTATTCAGTAGCTATTAAAGCATGTTTAAGCTTGAGTGCTAAGGTTTCATATCCATGCGTTTGCACATTTATTGACAGTGTAAAGGCTTAACTATTATATCTTCTGACTATTTATTGTCTTTACCATTATGGATTCAGGTGTTAATCTGCCGTAACTACATGGGGAACATGGACATGAATGAGATTGACCATTTTATGCCCATCCTGatgaagagagaagaggaggcagagatgACTCCTATGGTCACCCATGGCTCCTCACACTTCCTGTGGATAAAACACAGCAACCTTTACCGTATCCTTCTGAGTTCATGtctgaatataaaatgtagcAGAGATGTACAGTACAGCCTCTAACACTCATAGCTGAATGGCCTCTACCATTAGCTGCCTCCAGCTTCACATCTCAGCAGCAGGCGACTTCTCAGCTTCTGTTTCATCTCTGTTTGAAAAAATTAAACACTGATTCGCTCTGATGTGTTATGCACTATATCTCCTCTCATAATTTAAGATTGGGCAGTCAAATTTCCTTACACATTATTAATTCAGCATGATATTACATTTGTGAGTAAGTGGTTTTCCCAGTGCACTGCATTAGACATGTGAGCAGTTTTACCTCCCTGTGGCCATGTTCTCAATTGCTTGCTACTGTGATGCATTCTTTTAGGTTTGATTTCATTGCAATCATCTCACTACCACCCTCAGCACACCAGTAGATGTTCACTGCATATCTCCGTCTCgacaatttcaaataaaacattttttttttcagctcaaAAACTGTCACTTCTCGATGTACAGTTGATTCTTAACAGAGTGTTCAGTGGTGGCGATGACGAAGAAGAATGCCAACGCTGCTCTGGTGTACTCCTTTCTTTATAAAATCATCCAGGTGAGTCTGTTTGCTAAGACGCAAGTCCAAATCTTCTACATGCTACTTGTGCTCAAAGACGTTATAGCTGTAATGAGACTAagctaaattaaaacattacagAAAATCTATAAGTTAAAGTCAAATTCTATGTTTTTTGCTTGAGACGTCATGGTCGAGTGCACAAAAGATGACTATATGGTCACATGCctgtcacatttttaatttgtatttgagGCTAGCATGAAATGTGTGTCATTATCCCTTGACAACATCAGGTGCAACTACCCTTTCTCTTTACACTTTAACAACCAATACACAACGGAAAACTATTATATACAGTAGCTACATAATGTGTGTCAAACTACGTCTGTCTGTATGTCTAGGTATTTAAGGAGTACTTTAAGGAGCTTGAGGAGGAGAGTATTCGAGACAACTTTGTGACGGTGTATGAGCTGATGGACGAAGTGATGGACTTTGGTTTCCCTCAGACAACGGACAGCAAGATCCTACAAGAGTAAGGAGACATTAAATGTGTGGCAAAAGCTAAAAGGGGATCAGTTACTGTACCAATGTGTTTCCTGAACCATGAAAAAAAGTCCCAATTGTTTACATTCTACGAAAGTGAATTATGTGTAGGGCTGTCTGTTTGG
This DNA window, taken from Eleginops maclovinus isolate JMC-PN-2008 ecotype Puerto Natales chromosome 9, JC_Emac_rtc_rv5, whole genome shotgun sequence, encodes the following:
- the c9h1orf210 gene encoding type III endosome membrane protein TEMP, with the protein product MEPPSHAMLSTITPTAMQNATLTTQTAKYKSHNWEFLVAVVVTAVSISILIGLLAKCQVVRRYLASYRHTRLTEVDTVSQCDHSGLEVEFAMNGGLGINPHCIPPVGEEDDDGFIEDNYIPASERARAERAAENMEDTEDTEEEMDDIEFTIG